One window of the Rhizobiaceae bacterium genome contains the following:
- a CDS encoding (2Fe-2S)-binding protein, which produces MLLTSTRVVSAEILHDALRSCQCFWPSPELVLDERDERHWMPCRRLSEDAQVDDLLAYQRSFTPDLDRKGQAAYAIGDVSHMLATAVVPLFVGFRMVPSLSLSALRIGFDTRSIKHRDASAIERLWRIRFGLADLETDDGGLADKLGIEATPDLACVLRRNIETLLAPLVQALHRRSGLSRNALWRLVTDSFSQLFLDAGRRFGRVEKAKADAMLVLKAPGSPLANRQMHFFDIEICASEKPGRVLASVAFRARGGCCRYYTVEGGHLCATCVLQNPAERDAKLRQYLRGRFGQAQTAAAAIDNPTA; this is translated from the coding sequence TTGCTCCTGACGTCCACCCGGGTTGTATCGGCGGAGATCCTGCACGATGCGCTTCGCTCGTGTCAGTGCTTCTGGCCGTCGCCTGAACTGGTGCTGGATGAACGGGACGAAAGGCACTGGATGCCGTGCCGGCGGCTGTCCGAAGATGCCCAGGTCGACGACCTGCTTGCCTATCAGCGGAGCTTTACGCCCGATCTCGACCGCAAGGGGCAGGCGGCCTATGCCATAGGCGACGTCAGCCATATGCTGGCGACCGCCGTCGTCCCGCTGTTCGTAGGGTTTCGGATGGTGCCCTCCCTCTCGCTCTCGGCTTTACGGATCGGATTCGACACCAGATCGATCAAGCACAGGGACGCATCGGCGATCGAGCGCCTCTGGCGCATTCGCTTCGGCCTTGCGGACCTCGAAACGGATGACGGGGGCCTTGCCGACAAGCTTGGGATTGAGGCAACCCCCGACCTCGCCTGCGTCCTTCGACGGAACATCGAGACGTTGCTTGCACCGCTCGTGCAGGCTCTGCATCGCAGGTCCGGCCTGTCGCGCAACGCGCTCTGGCGTCTCGTCACCGACTCCTTCTCCCAGCTTTTTCTGGATGCAGGCCGACGGTTTGGCCGTGTGGAAAAGGCGAAAGCGGATGCGATGCTGGTTCTGAAAGCGCCTGGTTCGCCGCTGGCAAACCGGCAGATGCACTTTTTCGACATCGAGATTTGCGCCAGCGAGAAGCCTGGGCGGGTTCTTGCCAGCGTTGCCTTTCGCGCGCGTGGCGGCTGCTGCCGTTATTATACCGTCGAGGGCGGCCATCTCTGCGCGACCTGCGTCCTGCAGAACCCGGCGGAGCGGGATGCGAAGCTTCGGCAATATCTCAGGGGGCGGTTCGGCCAGGCACAGACGGCTGCCGCCGCCATCGATAATCCAACCGCCTGA
- a CDS encoding iron-siderophore ABC transporter substrate-binding protein: MPQTPGRIVALDSTYNLTMALELGLPVVGAPLFDVQDKELLAMAKAAGVEDIGGASEPSIERIIALQPDLILGDAFMHAPAYDLASQIAPTLLVQAQNWKTFYMTLASATGAEDKARTAFDGYEKRAADVRLRMPDVDVSVLRITPFGFQVYVDGPAAYAPFAVLGDAGVKRPPYETAADATILKRPDWEGLSQLDGDVLLYMVGNPYDDESKTTLEADTLANPLWKTIPAVASGRVHKVDVTTWMGFGGLRSANKVLDDVERFVLPAP, encoded by the coding sequence GTGCCGCAAACGCCCGGCAGGATCGTCGCTCTCGATTCGACCTACAATCTCACCATGGCTCTGGAACTGGGTCTTCCGGTGGTCGGCGCGCCGCTGTTCGACGTGCAGGACAAGGAACTGCTCGCCATGGCGAAGGCCGCCGGCGTGGAGGACATAGGCGGCGCGTCGGAGCCGAGCATCGAGCGGATCATCGCGCTGCAGCCGGATCTGATACTCGGTGATGCTTTCATGCATGCGCCCGCCTACGATCTGGCGAGCCAGATAGCGCCGACGCTGCTGGTGCAGGCGCAGAACTGGAAGACCTTCTACATGACGCTGGCGTCCGCGACCGGCGCGGAAGACAAGGCCAGAACAGCCTTCGATGGCTATGAGAAGCGGGCCGCCGACGTCCGGTTGCGCATGCCGGACGTCGACGTCTCCGTGCTGCGGATCACGCCTTTCGGGTTCCAGGTCTATGTCGACGGTCCCGCCGCCTACGCGCCGTTCGCGGTGCTGGGCGACGCCGGCGTGAAGCGCCCTCCCTATGAGACGGCAGCCGACGCGACCATTCTGAAGCGCCCGGACTGGGAGGGCCTGTCGCAGCTCGATGGCGATGTGCTGCTCTACATGGTCGGCAATCCATACGATGACGAGAGCAAGACGACGCTCGAAGCCGATACGCTCGCAAATCCGCTCTGGAAGACGATCCCGGCGGTGGCTTCGGGACGTGTTCACAAGGTGGACGTGACGACGTGGATGGGGTTCGGGGGGCTTCGTTCCGCCAACAAGGTTCTCGACGACGTTGAGCGTTTCGTCCTGCCGGCGCCGTGA
- a CDS encoding aspartate aminotransferase family protein, translating to MLNVSNSDNELHAWDRDHFFHPSTDMGQHARGETPNRIVRQAEGVYIVDREGKRSLDGFAGLYCVNIGYGRKEVTDAIAAQAAELAYYHAYAGHGSEPSIRLAKMVIDRAPEGMSRVFFGLSGSDANETNLKLVWYINNVLGRPEKKKIISRWRGYHGSGIMTGSLTGLAAFHNLFDLPKPPVLHTEAPHFYRRPDRSMDEAQFARHCAEKLEELILAEGPDTIAAFIGEPVLGTGGIVPPPAGYWQAIQAVLDKYDIMLIADEVVTGFGRLGSMFGSAHYGMKPDLITIAKGLTSAYTPLSGVIVSEKIWRILEQGSDTYGSIGHGWTYSSHPLCTAAGIANLNYIDEHDLVRNAGAVGAYLNEALKAAVGDHPIVGEVRGEGMLAAVEFVRDRDDRVFFDASEKVGIRIAAALLKRGVIGRAMPQGDILGFAPPLCLSREEADIIVAAAKGAIEEVAATL from the coding sequence ATGCTGAACGTCTCCAATTCCGACAATGAACTCCACGCCTGGGACAGGGACCATTTCTTCCATCCCTCGACGGATATGGGCCAGCACGCGCGCGGCGAAACGCCGAACCGCATCGTCAGGCAGGCTGAAGGCGTCTACATCGTCGACCGGGAGGGCAAGCGCAGCCTCGACGGCTTTGCGGGCCTCTATTGCGTCAACATCGGTTACGGCCGCAAGGAAGTGACCGACGCCATCGCCGCGCAGGCGGCGGAACTGGCCTATTATCACGCCTATGCCGGCCATGGATCTGAACCGTCGATCCGGCTCGCCAAGATGGTGATCGACCGCGCGCCGGAAGGCATGAGCCGCGTCTTCTTCGGCCTCTCGGGCTCCGACGCCAACGAGACCAACCTCAAGCTGGTCTGGTATATCAACAATGTGCTCGGCCGGCCGGAGAAGAAGAAGATCATCTCCCGCTGGCGCGGCTACCACGGCTCCGGCATCATGACCGGCAGCCTGACCGGGCTCGCCGCCTTCCACAATCTGTTCGACCTGCCAAAGCCGCCGGTGCTGCACACCGAGGCGCCGCATTTCTACCGCCGCCCCGACCGCTCCATGGACGAGGCGCAATTCGCCCGCCACTGCGCCGAAAAGCTCGAGGAACTGATCCTGGCGGAGGGCCCGGACACCATCGCCGCCTTCATCGGCGAGCCGGTTCTGGGCACGGGCGGCATCGTGCCGCCGCCGGCCGGCTACTGGCAGGCGATCCAGGCCGTCCTGGACAAATACGATATCATGCTGATCGCCGACGAGGTCGTCACCGGCTTCGGGCGTCTCGGCTCCATGTTCGGCTCGGCCCATTACGGCATGAAGCCGGACCTCATCACCATCGCAAAAGGCCTGACCTCCGCCTACACGCCGCTCTCGGGCGTCATCGTGTCGGAGAAGATCTGGCGCATCCTCGAGCAGGGCTCCGATACATATGGGTCGATCGGCCATGGCTGGACCTATTCCTCGCACCCGCTCTGCACGGCCGCCGGCATCGCCAACCTGAACTATATCGACGAGCACGATCTCGTACGCAATGCAGGCGCGGTGGGCGCCTATCTGAACGAAGCGCTGAAGGCGGCGGTGGGCGATCACCCGATCGTCGGCGAGGTGCGCGGCGAAGGCATGCTTGCGGCCGTTGAATTCGTGCGCGACCGTGACGACCGCGTGTTCTTCGACGCGTCGGAGAAAGTGGGCATCCGCATCGCGGCGGCTCTCCTGAAGCGCGGGGTCATCGGCCGCGCCATGCCGCAGGGCGACATTCTGGGCTTTGCACCGCCGCTTTGTCTGAGCCGCGAGGAGGCCGACATCATTGTCGCCGCCGCCAAGGGCGCCATCGAGGAAGTCGCCGCGACGCTCTGA
- a CDS encoding iron ABC transporter permease, which translates to MKASSHPQVFAAAGLLATGLVLTSMAALVVGTTAIPVDHVWSALVGFDGSRDHLVIWTQRLPRVLIGAMVGAALASAGAIMQAVTSNPLASPGLLGINAGAVLAVVLAIVAFGTQSGGILVWYAFFGAATAAVIVYALGAAGRGGATPLKLALAGAIFTAFTGSVTTAILLFDQSTLDQVRLWTAGTLSGRTMSDARAVAPYVCLGLIGAILFSPQVMTLSLGGEIARAVGQNQTVWRAVAAIVVVLLAGSAVALAGPIGFDGLIVPHIVRLVVGIDYRRVIPLSMLGGALLVVNADTCVRLAMPEQDLPVGVTMAILGAPFFIWLARFRVRAA; encoded by the coding sequence GTGAAGGCTTCAAGTCACCCGCAGGTCTTCGCTGCGGCGGGCTTGCTCGCCACAGGGCTCGTGCTCACCTCGATGGCAGCACTCGTCGTCGGAACGACGGCCATCCCCGTCGATCACGTCTGGTCCGCGCTGGTCGGATTCGACGGTTCCCGTGATCATCTTGTGATCTGGACCCAACGTCTGCCGCGCGTGCTGATCGGCGCCATGGTCGGGGCGGCGCTGGCGAGCGCCGGCGCGATCATGCAGGCGGTAACCAGCAACCCGCTCGCCTCGCCCGGCCTGCTCGGCATCAATGCCGGCGCGGTCCTCGCCGTTGTCCTGGCCATTGTCGCTTTCGGCACGCAATCGGGCGGGATTCTCGTCTGGTACGCTTTTTTCGGTGCGGCTACGGCTGCCGTGATCGTCTATGCGCTTGGCGCGGCGGGACGCGGAGGCGCGACGCCGCTGAAGCTCGCCCTTGCGGGGGCGATCTTCACCGCTTTCACCGGCTCCGTTACGACTGCCATCCTTCTCTTCGACCAGAGCACGCTGGATCAGGTCCGCCTGTGGACCGCCGGTACCCTTTCCGGCCGCACGATGTCCGACGCGCGGGCGGTGGCGCCCTATGTCTGCCTCGGCCTGATCGGGGCGATCCTCTTCAGTCCGCAGGTTATGACGCTTTCGCTCGGCGGCGAGATCGCCCGCGCCGTCGGCCAGAACCAGACCGTGTGGCGCGCGGTCGCTGCTATCGTCGTTGTTCTTCTGGCCGGAAGCGCCGTCGCGCTGGCCGGTCCCATCGGCTTTGACGGCCTAATCGTGCCGCATATCGTACGCCTTGTCGTCGGTATCGATTACCGCCGCGTCATTCCGCTGTCGATGCTGGGCGGCGCGCTGCTTGTCGTCAATGCCGATACGTGCGTGAGGCTGGCGATGCCCGAGCAGGACCTGCCCGTCGGCGTGACGATGGCGATACTCGGCGCGCCGTTCTTCATATGGCTGGCGCGCTTCAGGGTGAGGGCGGCCTGA
- a CDS encoding iron ABC transporter permease, translated as MAGALQGEGGLTMRIVLASIAIMLACVLAGLAYGDFALSVADLLRALFRSPDAPPQALMIVWSIRLPRVLLAVLVGMALAVAGAIAQAVLRNPLADPGIIGINSGAALAAMVVLVGLDDVSPAILPVAGFAGASAMVAAIFLLSWKNGTSSLRLLLIGIGLGALASAATTFLTAVGDIGDVQRAMVWMAGSLFDSNWTKVAVLAAWSVPVMVAAWLVSHHLDATLLGDGIAANLGQRVQLTRTLLILGCTLLSGAAVAAAGLVSFVGLLAPHIARRLLGPLHRALLPVAALTGGTLVVIADVASRMVIAPAQLPVGLTIALVGAPFFGWLMWNRRNA; from the coding sequence ATGGCTGGCGCGCTTCAGGGTGAGGGCGGCCTGACGATGCGGATCGTCCTTGCGTCCATCGCGATCATGCTGGCATGTGTGCTTGCAGGGCTTGCCTACGGAGATTTCGCTCTTTCGGTCGCGGATCTTCTGCGCGCCCTTTTCCGCAGTCCCGACGCGCCGCCCCAGGCCCTGATGATCGTCTGGTCGATCCGGCTGCCACGCGTGCTGCTGGCGGTTCTCGTGGGCATGGCGCTCGCGGTTGCAGGCGCAATCGCGCAGGCGGTGCTGCGCAATCCTCTCGCCGATCCCGGCATCATCGGCATAAACAGCGGCGCGGCACTCGCCGCCATGGTGGTGCTGGTCGGGCTCGACGACGTCTCGCCCGCCATTCTGCCGGTTGCCGGGTTTGCCGGCGCGAGCGCGATGGTGGCAGCCATCTTCCTGCTGTCCTGGAAAAACGGGACGTCCTCGTTGCGCCTTCTGCTGATCGGTATCGGCCTCGGCGCGCTCGCCAGCGCGGCGACGACCTTTCTGACGGCGGTCGGGGATATCGGCGATGTCCAGCGGGCCATGGTCTGGATGGCGGGCAGCCTCTTCGACAGCAACTGGACGAAAGTCGCCGTTCTTGCGGCATGGTCGGTGCCGGTGATGGTCGCGGCATGGCTCGTCTCCCATCACCTCGACGCGACCCTGCTTGGCGATGGCATAGCGGCGAATCTCGGCCAGAGAGTTCAGTTGACCCGCACGCTCCTGATCCTCGGCTGTACGCTGCTTTCGGGCGCGGCGGTGGCCGCCGCCGGTCTGGTCAGCTTCGTCGGCCTTCTGGCTCCGCACATTGCGCGCCGTCTCTTGGGTCCGTTGCATCGCGCGCTGCTGCCGGTGGCGGCGCTCACCGGCGGCACGCTCGTCGTCATCGCCGATGTGGCGAGCCGGATGGTGATAGCGCCGGCGCAGCTTCCGGTCGGTCTCACCATCGCGCTTGTCGGCGCGCCCTTCTTCGGGTGGCTCATGTGGAATCGCCGGAATGCATGA